A region from the Triticum aestivum cultivar Chinese Spring chromosome 3D, IWGSC CS RefSeq v2.1, whole genome shotgun sequence genome encodes:
- the LOC123080703 gene encoding probable calcium-binding protein CML10: protein MGKIKMPALFRRRSSSKSRSASPPPPQDEQQEGTRPASGAGSPARSAEEEMERVFRKFDANGDGRISRPELAALFDSLGHAATEDELTRMMAEADADGDGFISLEEFAALNATAPGDDEEDLRLAFKVFDADGSGDISAAELARVLHGLGEKATVQQCRRMIEGVDKNGDGLISFDEFKVMMASGFTAKMA, encoded by the coding sequence ATGGGCAAGATCAAGATGCCGGCCCTGttccgccgccgctcctcctccaagtcgcggtccgcctcgccgccgccgccgcaggacgAGCAGCAGGAGGGCACCCGGCCTGCGTCGGGCGCGGGGTCCCCGGCGCGGTCggcggaggaggagatggagcGGGTGTTCCGCAAGTTCGACGCCAACGGCGACGGCCGGATCTCGCGGCCGGAGCTGGCCGCCCTCTTCGACAGCCTGGGCCACGCGGCCACGGAGGACGAGCTGACCCGCATGATGGCCGAGGCGGACGCGGACGGCGACGGCTTCATCAGCCTGGAGGAGTTCGCGGCGCTGAACGCCACCGCGCccggcgacgacgaggaggaccTGCGGCTGGCCTTCAAGGTGTTCGACGCGGACGGCAGCGGCGACATCTCGGCCGCCGAGCTGGCGCGCGTGCTCCACGGCCTCGGCGAGAAGGCCACGGTGCAGCAGTGCCGGCGCATGATCGAGGGCGTCGACAAGAACGGCGACGGGCTCATCTCCTTCGACGAGTTCAAGGTCATGATGGCCTCCGGCTTCACCGCCAAGATGGCCTGA